From the Cohaesibacter sp. ES.047 genome, one window contains:
- a CDS encoding TIGR00282 family metallophosphoesterase: MRLLFIGDIVGRAGRNIVLNRLPGLVEQYGIDFVVINGENSAAGFGITEAILQDLIDAGGDAITTGNHVWDQRDALVFCERQPAFLRPVNYPSGVPGKGANLYTARNGANVLVMNAMGRVYMDAMDCPFNAIEKELAACPMGEFADATIVDFHAEATSEKEAMGHFLDGRVSLVVGTHTHVPTSDYRVLPGGTAYMSDAGMCGDYDSVLGMEKEEPVRRFVTKIPSGRFTPALGEPTLCGVAVDTDDASGLAVAVEPLRLGGHLAQHIPSFWEKSSN; encoded by the coding sequence ATGCGATTGCTGTTTATTGGAGATATAGTCGGGCGAGCCGGGCGAAACATCGTACTGAACAGGCTTCCCGGTCTGGTTGAGCAGTACGGCATCGATTTCGTGGTGATCAATGGCGAGAATTCTGCTGCTGGTTTTGGCATCACAGAGGCCATCCTGCAGGATCTTATCGATGCGGGTGGCGATGCCATCACCACCGGAAACCACGTCTGGGACCAACGTGATGCCCTTGTTTTTTGTGAGCGTCAGCCCGCATTTCTGCGTCCGGTGAACTATCCATCCGGCGTTCCCGGCAAAGGCGCCAATCTCTACACCGCCCGCAATGGTGCCAACGTTCTGGTGATGAATGCCATGGGGCGGGTGTATATGGATGCGATGGACTGTCCCTTCAACGCGATTGAAAAGGAACTGGCGGCGTGCCCGATGGGCGAGTTTGCAGATGCCACCATCGTCGACTTCCATGCCGAGGCGACCTCTGAAAAAGAAGCGATGGGGCATTTTCTGGACGGACGGGTTAGTCTGGTGGTCGGGACGCACACCCATGTGCCCACCTCGGACTATCGCGTGTTGCCAGGTGGCACTGCCTATATGAGCGATGCTGGCATGTGCGGCGATTACGACTCGGTGCTTGGTATGGAGAAGGAAGAGCCGGTACGCCGGTTCGTCACCAAGATTCCTTCCGGGCGCTTCACACCGGCGCTCGGGGAGCCGACCCTTTGTGGAGTTGCTGTCGATACGGACGATGCGTCCGGACTTGCCGTTGCCGTCGAGCCCTTGCGCTTGGGTGGGCATCTGGCGCAGCATATCCCGTCATTTTGGGAAAAGAGCAGCAATTGA
- the gap gene encoding type I glyceraldehyde-3-phosphate dehydrogenase, producing the protein MTVKVAINGFGRIGRNVLRAIIESGRTDIEVVAINDLGPVETNAHLVRFDSVHGKFPGTVTVDGDTIDVGRGPIKVTAIRDPKELPWGEMGIDIAMECTGIFTAKEKASMHLEAGAKRVLVSAPAAGADKTIVFGVNNDSLTAEDLVVSNASCTTNCLSPVAYALNNAVGIEKGFMTTIHSYTGDQPTLDTMHSDLYRARAAALSMIPTSTGAAKAVGLVLPELAGKLDGVAIRVPTPNVSVVDLVFEAKKDTTVEEINAAIRDAADGKLKGILGYTDLPNVSTDFNHDPHSSIFHMDQTKVMEGRMVRILTWYDNEWGFSNRMADTAVAMAKLI; encoded by the coding sequence ATGACTGTTAAAGTGGCGATCAATGGTTTCGGTCGTATCGGCCGTAACGTGCTTCGTGCTATCATCGAATCCGGCCGTACCGACATCGAAGTTGTTGCGATCAACGATCTGGGCCCGGTTGAAACCAACGCTCACCTTGTGCGTTTTGACTCCGTACATGGCAAGTTCCCTGGCACCGTTACCGTTGACGGCGACACCATTGACGTTGGCCGTGGCCCCATCAAGGTAACCGCGATCCGCGATCCCAAAGAACTCCCATGGGGCGAAATGGGCATCGATATTGCGATGGAATGCACCGGCATCTTCACCGCAAAAGAAAAAGCTTCCATGCACCTTGAAGCAGGCGCAAAACGCGTTCTGGTTTCTGCTCCGGCTGCTGGCGCTGACAAAACCATCGTGTTCGGTGTGAACAACGACAGCCTGACCGCTGAAGATCTGGTTGTTTCCAACGCTTCTTGCACCACCAACTGCCTGTCTCCGGTTGCTTATGCCCTGAACAATGCCGTTGGCATCGAAAAAGGCTTCATGACCACCATTCACTCCTACACTGGTGATCAGCCGACCCTCGATACCATGCACAGCGACCTGTATCGCGCACGCGCAGCAGCCCTGTCCATGATCCCGACTTCTACCGGTGCTGCTAAAGCTGTTGGTCTGGTTCTGCCAGAACTCGCTGGCAAACTGGACGGCGTTGCAATCCGCGTTCCAACCCCGAACGTATCTGTTGTTGACCTTGTGTTCGAAGCCAAGAAAGACACCACCGTTGAAGAAATCAACGCAGCGATCCGCGATGCTGCAGACGGTAAACTCAAAGGCATTCTCGGCTACACCGATCTGCCGAACGTCTCTACCGACTTCAACCATGACCCGCACTCTTCCATCTTCCACATGGACCAGACCAAAGTCATGGAAGGCCGCATGGTCCGCATCCTGACCTGGTACGACAACGAGTGGGGCTTCTCCAACCGTATGGCTGATACCGCGGTTGCCATGGCAAAGCTCATCTAA
- the tkt gene encoding transketolase, whose product MSNMEKQTRMAHAIRFLAMDAVEKAQSGHPGLPMGAADIATVLFTKFMKFDPKAPKWADRDRFVLSAGHGSMLLYSLLHLLGYEDMTMDDLANFRQLGSKTAGHPEYGHASGIETTTGPLGQGLANAVGMAITEKLMAAQFGDDLVDHHTYALAGDGCLMEGISQEAIALAGHLKLNKLILFWDDNNVTIDGAVTVSDSTDQLARFRACNWNTDSIDGHDHEAIATAIEAAQKSDKPTIIACKTTIGFGSPNKAGTSKVHGAPLGADEIEATRKALGWEAGPFEVPSDILDAWRIAGLNASHARKEWQKRLEAADADKRAEFERRMRGDLPAGFDDAMAKYKKSLAADPKKVASRKASEMALTVINEALPETVGGSADLTGSNNTKTLATVSITADDFSGRYMNYGIREHVMASTMNGMALHGGIIPYGGTFLVFADYMRGAIRLSALMGQRVIYVLTHDSIGLGEDGPTHQPVETLASLRAMPNLQVFRPADVMETAECWELALKSDGAPSVLALTRQGLAPVRTEYSEENLCGRGAYVLSDCDGDAEASLFASGSEIGVAMEAQKTLEAQGVKTRVVSVPCFELFEAQSENYKKDTLGSAKVNVGIEAALRMGWDRIIGTDGIFVGMPGFGASGPAEELYEHFGITAENVVAQVTEKLKSA is encoded by the coding sequence ATGAGCAACATGGAAAAACAGACCCGCATGGCACATGCCATTCGCTTTCTCGCGATGGACGCCGTTGAGAAAGCCCAATCCGGTCACCCCGGCCTCCCCATGGGGGCTGCAGATATTGCGACCGTACTCTTCACCAAATTCATGAAATTTGATCCCAAGGCGCCCAAGTGGGCAGACAGAGACCGTTTCGTCCTGTCCGCAGGGCACGGATCCATGCTGCTTTATTCGCTGCTGCATCTGCTTGGATACGAAGACATGACCATGGACGACCTGGCCAACTTCCGCCAGCTCGGCAGCAAAACCGCAGGTCACCCGGAATATGGTCATGCCTCTGGCATCGAAACCACCACTGGTCCGCTCGGTCAGGGTCTTGCCAATGCCGTTGGCATGGCGATCACCGAAAAATTGATGGCGGCACAGTTTGGTGACGATCTGGTTGATCACCACACCTATGCGCTGGCTGGCGACGGCTGCCTGATGGAAGGCATCAGTCAGGAAGCCATTGCGCTTGCAGGCCACCTCAAGCTCAACAAGCTGATCCTGTTCTGGGATGACAACAATGTCACCATCGATGGTGCGGTAACTGTTTCCGACTCCACCGATCAGCTCGCTCGCTTCCGGGCCTGCAACTGGAACACCGATTCCATCGACGGCCACGATCACGAAGCCATCGCCACCGCGATTGAAGCCGCTCAGAAGAGCGACAAGCCGACGATCATCGCTTGCAAAACCACCATCGGCTTCGGGTCTCCCAACAAGGCTGGCACCTCCAAGGTTCATGGAGCGCCTCTCGGTGCGGACGAAATCGAAGCAACCCGCAAAGCCCTCGGCTGGGAAGCTGGTCCGTTCGAAGTGCCGTCAGACATTCTTGATGCATGGCGGATCGCGGGCCTCAATGCCTCGCACGCCCGCAAAGAATGGCAGAAACGCCTTGAAGCCGCTGATGCCGATAAACGGGCCGAGTTCGAACGGCGCATGCGCGGCGACCTGCCCGCAGGCTTTGACGATGCAATGGCCAAGTACAAGAAGTCTCTTGCTGCCGATCCCAAGAAGGTCGCGAGCCGCAAGGCTTCCGAAATGGCCCTCACCGTCATCAACGAAGCTCTGCCCGAGACCGTTGGCGGCTCTGCCGACCTGACCGGCTCGAACAACACCAAGACCCTGGCAACCGTATCGATCACCGCTGATGATTTCTCCGGCCGCTATATGAACTATGGCATTCGCGAGCACGTCATGGCCTCGACCATGAACGGTATGGCGCTGCATGGCGGCATCATTCCTTACGGCGGCACCTTCCTTGTCTTTGCCGACTACATGCGCGGTGCAATACGCCTGTCAGCCCTGATGGGACAGCGGGTCATCTATGTGCTGACCCATGATTCCATCGGCCTTGGCGAAGACGGCCCGACGCACCAGCCGGTCGAAACCCTCGCATCCCTGCGCGCCATGCCCAACCTGCAGGTCTTCCGTCCGGCAGACGTCATGGAAACCGCAGAGTGCTGGGAACTGGCTCTGAAATCCGACGGCGCTCCAAGCGTTCTGGCTCTGACCCGTCAGGGTCTTGCACCGGTGCGCACCGAATATTCCGAGGAAAACCTTTGTGGTCGCGGTGCCTATGTGCTCTCCGATTGTGATGGGGACGCCGAAGCATCCCTGTTTGCATCCGGTTCGGAAATCGGGGTTGCCATGGAAGCGCAGAAAACACTCGAAGCTCAGGGCGTTAAAACGCGCGTGGTTTCCGTACCATGCTTCGAACTGTTCGAAGCCCAGTCCGAGAACTACAAGAAAGACACCCTTGGCTCGGCCAAGGTCAATGTTGGCATCGAAGCGGCCCTGCGTATGGGTTGGGACCGCATCATCGGCACTGACGGCATCTTCGTCGGCATGCCCGGCTTTGGTGCATCCGGTCCGGCTGAAGAGCTCTATGAACATTTCGGCATTACTGCCGAAAATGTTGTCGCTCAGGTCACCGAGAAATTGAAAAGCGCTTAA
- a CDS encoding thiamine phosphate synthase, translated as MEQSQIYLVTPRHIDLDSFPAQLEAAMNGGPIAALLIDCDEQQDSELQKIAQTIAPMAQKNDIAVVLRGDTRIAGRAKCDGLHINGDINDIELAVEDFSERFMLGAEGGNKRHIAMEIAETGIDYIMFGRLNAPTEEKIYDKALEMADWWSSLFEVPAVIIGGSDLSECETISSLGIEFIALREAIWDHEQGPEAAVREASALIAAGAPQEAV; from the coding sequence ATGGAGCAAAGCCAGATTTATCTCGTCACCCCCAGACACATCGATCTGGACAGCTTTCCCGCACAGCTCGAAGCAGCAATGAACGGCGGCCCGATTGCCGCCCTCTTGATCGACTGCGATGAACAGCAGGACAGCGAGTTGCAAAAGATAGCCCAGACCATTGCACCGATGGCACAAAAGAACGACATCGCGGTGGTCCTGCGTGGTGACACCCGCATCGCAGGACGCGCCAAATGCGACGGCCTGCACATCAATGGCGACATCAATGACATTGAACTCGCGGTAGAAGATTTCTCCGAGCGGTTCATGCTGGGTGCCGAAGGTGGCAACAAGCGCCACATTGCAATGGAAATCGCCGAAACCGGTATCGACTACATCATGTTCGGACGCCTTAACGCCCCGACCGAGGAAAAGATCTACGACAAGGCACTGGAAATGGCCGACTGGTGGTCCAGTCTTTTCGAAGTCCCTGCGGTCATCATCGGCGGCAGCGATCTGTCAGAATGTGAAACGATCTCCAGCCTTGGCATCGAATTCATCGCCCTGCGCGAGGCGATCTGGGATCACGAACAGGGACCAGAAGCTGCAGTCCGCGAAGCCTCGGCGCTTATTGCCGCCGGAGCCCCACAAGAGGCAGTCTAG
- the ruvC gene encoding crossover junction endodeoxyribonuclease RuvC, which produces MKTHPIRIVGFDPGLRRTGWGAIDVISNRLIFVASGLVTSDAKTDLASRLLQLHTGVMDVLERYEPNEVAVEQTFVNKDAAATLKLGQARAISLLAPAQRGLEVAEYAPNAVKKTVVGVGHADKNQVQTMVKMLLPKAQFDSEDAADALAIAICHAHQRGQKNYKIA; this is translated from the coding sequence ATGAAAACGCATCCGATCCGAATCGTGGGATTTGATCCCGGCCTCCGACGCACCGGCTGGGGCGCGATCGACGTGATCAGCAACCGGCTGATTTTCGTCGCCTCAGGGCTTGTCACGTCTGATGCCAAAACGGATCTGGCGAGCCGTCTGTTGCAGCTGCATACCGGGGTTATGGATGTGCTCGAACGCTATGAGCCCAATGAGGTGGCGGTCGAGCAGACCTTTGTCAATAAGGATGCGGCGGCCACTCTTAAACTCGGTCAGGCAAGGGCTATATCGCTTCTCGCTCCTGCCCAGCGCGGGCTGGAAGTGGCAGAATATGCGCCCAATGCGGTGAAGAAAACCGTGGTTGGTGTGGGCCACGCCGACAAGAACCAAGTCCAGACGATGGTCAAGATGCTGCTGCCCAAGGCGCAGTTCGACAGCGAGGATGCGGCGGATGCTCTGGCCATCGCCATATGCCACGCCCATCAACGGGGTCAGAAGAATTACAAGATCGCCTGA
- a CDS encoding LysE family translocator: MADINLPLILGAALIAMASPGPATLAIAGTSMANGRKHGLILASGITTGSFVWSTAAALGMGTVMLANAWLFETLKYAGAAYLFYLAIKSARSAMRPTLEDHAALHGTRSGLRRTYLKGLAIHLTNPKAILFLGSIYALGLPKDATPMDLATVVLALGCQSAFVCHLYAVLFASKPIVAGYRKSRRILDGVFAMLFGAASIKVLTATANQ, encoded by the coding sequence ATGGCAGACATCAATCTTCCCCTTATCTTGGGCGCCGCCCTCATCGCAATGGCCAGCCCGGGTCCGGCAACCCTCGCCATCGCTGGCACATCCATGGCAAACGGCCGCAAGCACGGCCTGATCCTTGCCTCGGGCATCACCACAGGCTCATTTGTCTGGTCGACCGCTGCCGCGCTCGGCATGGGAACCGTGATGCTGGCGAACGCTTGGCTGTTTGAAACCCTGAAATATGCCGGTGCCGCCTATCTGTTTTATCTGGCGATCAAGTCTGCCCGCTCAGCGATGCGCCCAACCCTTGAGGATCATGCCGCCCTGCATGGCACTCGGTCCGGACTACGGCGCACCTATCTCAAGGGTCTCGCGATCCACCTGACCAATCCCAAGGCCATCCTGTTTCTGGGCTCCATCTATGCGTTGGGCCTGCCCAAGGATGCCACGCCGATGGATCTGGCCACAGTCGTCCTAGCCCTTGGGTGCCAAAGTGCCTTTGTTTGCCACCTTTATGCAGTGCTGTTCGCCAGCAAGCCAATCGTCGCCGGATACCGCAAAAGCAGACGCATTCTGGACGGCGTTTTTGCGATGTTGTTTGGCGCGGCCAGCATCAAGGTTCTGACTGCAACCGCCAACCAATAA
- a CDS encoding cell division protein ZapA, producing the protein MVQVSVSINGRAYRMACEDGQEDHLLSLARQFDGIIAELRENFGEIGDQRLTVMAGIMAMDQMSEMSSKVETLSEEIKTLRDARYAIKEKNEGDQEALADRIDKAAEQLERLSKVLLDN; encoded by the coding sequence ATGGTGCAGGTCAGCGTCAGCATCAACGGGCGTGCCTACCGCATGGCCTGTGAAGATGGTCAGGAAGATCATCTGTTGTCTTTGGCGCGTCAATTCGACGGTATCATTGCAGAGTTGCGAGAGAATTTCGGAGAGATCGGGGACCAGCGCCTCACGGTAATGGCCGGAATCATGGCCATGGACCAAATGTCGGAGATGTCGTCCAAGGTCGAAACCCTGTCCGAAGAGATCAAGACGCTCAGAGACGCGCGCTATGCCATCAAGGAAAAGAACGAAGGCGATCAGGAAGCGCTCGCCGATCGAATTGACAAGGCGGCAGAGCAACTGGAACGGCTCTCGAAGGTTCTTCTGGACAACTGA
- a CDS encoding YebC/PmpR family DNA-binding transcriptional regulator, producing MAGHSKFKNIMYRKGAQDAKRSKLFSKLSKEITVAAKMGGSDPDSNARLRLAIQNARGQSMPKDNIDRAIKKAEAGDEGNFDEVRYEGYGPAGTAVVVEALTDNRNRTASNVRAAFTKNGGTLGETGSVAFMFDRVGEIVYPADVGDADTVLEAAIEAGADDVQSDEDGHTIYTAFEDMAEVSKALEESFGKEAESQKAVWKPQNEIDVDAEKAGTIMKLMNALDDDEDVQNVYSNFTMSDEVMASLEG from the coding sequence ATGGCAGGCCATTCAAAATTCAAGAACATCATGTATCGCAAAGGCGCTCAGGATGCCAAACGATCCAAGTTGTTCTCAAAACTCTCCAAAGAGATCACGGTTGCTGCGAAGATGGGCGGCTCGGACCCGGATTCGAATGCTCGCCTGCGTCTGGCCATCCAGAACGCGCGTGGCCAGTCCATGCCGAAAGACAATATCGACCGGGCCATCAAGAAAGCCGAAGCGGGTGATGAAGGCAACTTCGACGAGGTGCGTTACGAGGGCTATGGTCCAGCCGGCACCGCTGTCGTGGTCGAGGCCTTGACCGACAACCGCAACCGCACAGCCTCCAACGTCCGTGCAGCCTTCACCAAAAATGGTGGCACGCTGGGCGAGACCGGATCGGTGGCTTTCATGTTCGATCGCGTTGGCGAGATTGTCTACCCTGCTGACGTTGGGGATGCGGACACCGTGCTTGAAGCTGCCATTGAGGCCGGTGCTGACGATGTTCAGAGCGATGAGGATGGTCATACCATCTACACCGCGTTCGAAGATATGGCCGAAGTCAGCAAGGCGCTTGAAGAATCGTTTGGCAAGGAAGCCGAATCCCAGAAAGCCGTCTGGAAGCCCCAGAACGAGATCGATGTGGATGCCGAAAAAGCAGGCACGATCATGAAGCTCATGAACGCTTTGGACGACGACGAAGACGTGCAGAACGTCTATTCCAACTTCACCATGAGCGATGAAGTGATGGCCTCGCTGGAAGGCTGA
- a CDS encoding 5-formyltetrahydrofolate cyclo-ligase: MDSVALKAEKAETRKTMRARRDAVPEETRADMSRLACANLVTHVPLEGARIVGLFMPIQSEIDPTFLVPELREKGLGLALPVPIGRTGMMFRAYKEGAELVDVGFGTRAAAPGAPEVVPDLLVMPLLAFDGQCNRIGYGAGHYDRYISERILSGGRPTLVGLAFSFQQLDKVPIGGYDLPLDIIVTDKDVIRAPMGD; this comes from the coding sequence ATGGACAGTGTTGCTTTGAAGGCTGAAAAGGCCGAAACGCGCAAGACGATGCGGGCGAGACGAGATGCCGTGCCTGAGGAAACGCGGGCGGACATGTCGCGGCTTGCATGCGCCAACCTTGTCACCCATGTGCCTTTGGAGGGAGCCCGGATCGTCGGTCTCTTCATGCCCATCCAGTCTGAAATCGATCCCACTTTTCTTGTCCCGGAGCTACGGGAGAAAGGTCTGGGACTGGCCCTTCCTGTCCCCATCGGGCGGACCGGGATGATGTTCCGCGCCTACAAGGAGGGAGCCGAACTTGTGGATGTCGGTTTTGGCACCCGTGCTGCGGCTCCGGGGGCACCTGAAGTCGTTCCGGATCTGCTTGTCATGCCGCTATTGGCGTTCGATGGTCAATGTAATCGCATCGGATATGGGGCAGGGCATTACGATCGCTATATCTCCGAACGGATCCTTTCAGGCGGCAGGCCGACGCTTGTGGGGCTGGCCTTTTCCTTTCAGCAACTGGACAAGGTGCCCATTGGTGGTTATGACCTGCCACTGGATATAATTGTGACTGACAAGGACGTGATCCGTGCGCCTATGGGCGATTAG
- a CDS encoding DUF4164 family protein, with amino-acid sequence MGEKPGVSEALVRLDRAIAALEEAVDKHQEKASSIQTLRGDLQRLSTERSELSASLEQAKSRSDKLESANVEVSRRLGAAMESVRAVLEQHGG; translated from the coding sequence ATGGGTGAAAAGCCTGGGGTGAGCGAAGCCTTGGTCCGACTGGATCGGGCCATTGCAGCCCTTGAAGAGGCGGTCGATAAGCATCAAGAAAAGGCTTCGTCGATCCAGACATTGCGGGGAGATCTGCAGCGGCTCAGCACGGAGCGGTCGGAGCTGTCCGCATCTCTGGAACAGGCAAAGTCGCGCTCGGATAAACTCGAGAGCGCCAATGTGGAAGTATCGCGCCGTCTGGGTGCTGCGATGGAATCGGTCCGGGCCGTGTTGGAACAACATGGCGGATAG
- the pgk gene encoding phosphoglycerate kinase, with the protein MAASKFKTLDDAELSGKRVLVRVDLNVPMKDGVVTDSTRLDRIVPTLTEISEKGGKVIILAHFGRPKGEKVPEMSLKQVVPALSKALNMPVGFAEDCVGDIAKAAIDNMADGDVLVLENTRYYKGEEKNDPEFAAQLGANGDLLVADAFSVSHRAHVSTEGLCHHMPAVAGRTMQKELEALDAALGNPNRPVLAVVGGAKVSTKIDLLENLITKVDGLVIGGGMANTFLAAQGKDVGKSLCEHDLAETANRIMAKADKIGCEIILPVDALVAKEFAAGAAYEVLDVDSVPADGMMLDVGPKSVEAVVAWIKKANTVVWNGPLGAFEIAPFDTATVAAAKAAAEETKSGKLTSVAGGGDTVAALNHAGVYDDFSYISTAGGAFLEWMEGKELPGVEVLKA; encoded by the coding sequence ATGGCTGCTAGCAAATTCAAGACCCTCGATGATGCAGAACTGAGTGGCAAGCGCGTCCTCGTGCGTGTTGACCTCAACGTGCCAATGAAAGACGGCGTCGTCACCGACAGCACCCGCCTTGATCGCATCGTACCGACCCTGACGGAAATTTCCGAAAAAGGTGGCAAGGTCATCATCCTCGCGCACTTCGGTCGCCCCAAGGGCGAAAAAGTGCCCGAAATGTCCCTCAAGCAGGTTGTTCCGGCTCTCTCCAAAGCCCTCAACATGCCCGTTGGCTTTGCCGAAGACTGCGTTGGCGACATCGCCAAGGCGGCAATCGACAACATGGCAGACGGTGATGTTCTCGTTCTGGAAAACACCCGCTACTACAAAGGCGAAGAAAAGAACGATCCCGAATTCGCAGCACAGCTTGGTGCCAATGGCGACCTTCTCGTAGCGGACGCCTTCTCGGTTTCCCATCGCGCGCACGTCTCCACCGAAGGCCTTTGCCACCACATGCCTGCCGTTGCCGGTCGCACCATGCAAAAAGAGCTTGAAGCCCTTGACGCTGCCCTTGGCAATCCGAACCGTCCGGTTCTCGCCGTTGTTGGCGGCGCAAAAGTGTCCACCAAGATCGACCTGCTTGAAAACCTCATCACCAAAGTTGACGGCCTTGTCATCGGCGGTGGCATGGCCAACACCTTCCTCGCCGCTCAAGGCAAGGATGTCGGCAAGTCGCTCTGCGAACATGATCTGGCTGAAACGGCAAACCGCATCATGGCCAAGGCCGATAAAATCGGCTGCGAGATCATCCTGCCGGTTGACGCACTGGTCGCCAAGGAATTTGCAGCCGGTGCTGCTTATGAGGTTCTCGACGTGGACAGCGTCCCTGCCGATGGCATGATGCTTGACGTTGGACCCAAATCCGTTGAAGCCGTCGTTGCATGGATCAAGAAAGCCAACACCGTGGTCTGGAACGGCCCGCTTGGTGCCTTCGAAATCGCACCGTTCGACACCGCAACCGTTGCGGCTGCAAAAGCGGCAGCCGAAGAAACCAAATCAGGCAAACTGACCTCGGTTGCCGGCGGCGGCGACACCGTTGCAGCCCTCAACCATGCTGGCGTCTATGACGACTTCTCCTACATCTCCACCGCAGGCGGTGCCTTCCTTGAATGGATGGAAGGCAAGGAACTGCCCGGCGTTGAAGTTCTGAAAGCCTGA
- a CDS encoding tetratricopeptide repeat protein, whose translation MKVRLIDHQCDCLGLIRTGLVGSILAFAPILGAQPAGAAEAGPADTGKVTNTIEIAPGDAPQDKEIAPHKERETLPQPTTRDNPFNVPRLELTREAAYSAYQRGYYLTAFDFATRLAGQGDVAAQTLLGELYYRGLGVERDVKEAASWFELAAAEKDAEAEFALGLLYARGQGVDKNTDKAIELFEKAAAQGQKHAQFNLGLIKLEGQLARQDLNEAIDLLTQSANQGLADAQYTLANIYRSQLFPTPELDKAAYWMLQAAKSGFADAQLEYGLMLFSGKGVAKNYDMSRAWIEQAAKSGHVLAQNRLARMLARGYGAPADPVKAAEYYLLSKRAGKHDDWLENFFTQLPDADKQKALADLSDKSLW comes from the coding sequence GTGAAGGTTCGTCTCATCGATCATCAATGTGATTGTCTAGGTCTGATCCGAACCGGCTTGGTCGGAAGCATTCTGGCTTTCGCACCGATCCTCGGCGCGCAGCCAGCGGGGGCTGCCGAGGCTGGCCCGGCGGACACCGGCAAGGTTACCAATACGATTGAGATCGCGCCCGGCGACGCACCTCAAGACAAGGAAATCGCGCCCCACAAAGAGCGGGAAACCCTGCCGCAGCCAACCACGCGGGACAATCCCTTCAACGTGCCGCGCCTTGAGCTTACGCGTGAGGCAGCCTACTCGGCCTATCAGCGCGGGTATTATCTCACCGCCTTTGACTTTGCCACACGTCTGGCCGGACAGGGGGACGTCGCAGCCCAGACTTTGCTCGGCGAGCTCTATTACCGAGGCCTTGGTGTCGAGCGCGACGTCAAGGAAGCGGCAAGCTGGTTCGAACTGGCAGCAGCAGAGAAAGACGCCGAAGCCGAGTTTGCGCTTGGGCTTCTCTATGCCCGGGGCCAAGGGGTGGACAAGAACACCGACAAGGCAATCGAGCTGTTCGAAAAAGCCGCCGCACAGGGACAAAAGCACGCCCAGTTCAACCTGGGACTGATCAAGCTGGAAGGGCAGTTGGCCCGTCAGGATCTGAACGAGGCGATAGATCTGCTCACCCAATCGGCCAATCAGGGCCTAGCGGACGCGCAATACACGCTGGCCAACATCTATCGATCCCAGCTGTTTCCCACCCCGGAACTTGATAAGGCCGCCTACTGGATGCTTCAGGCAGCCAAGAGCGGCTTTGCCGACGCCCAGCTCGAATACGGCCTGATGCTTTTTTCCGGCAAGGGCGTAGCCAAGAATTATGACATGTCCAGAGCCTGGATCGAGCAGGCTGCGAAGTCCGGTCACGTCCTTGCACAAAACCGTCTGGCCCGCATGTTGGCCCGCGGCTATGGCGCGCCCGCCGACCCGGTCAAGGCAGCCGAATACTATCTATTGTCAAAACGGGCCGGCAAACATGATGACTGGCTGGAGAATTTCTTCACCCAATTGCCCGATGCGGACAAGCAAAAGGCCCTCGCCGACCTCAGTGACAAGTCTCTGTGGTAG